One Hordeum vulgare subsp. vulgare chromosome 4H, MorexV3_pseudomolecules_assembly, whole genome shotgun sequence DNA window includes the following coding sequences:
- the LOC123447126 gene encoding Bowman-Birk type bran trypsin inhibitor-like encodes MGRERTPQHHHLAKQKAVNQPAMARRAAAILVLMLSLPAAALLVSADGADADTILLPSDGGDGLAATPPDIVVAPTVSAAGGALEAERPWACCNGTVCKESFPPICRCLDEVKECAAACKLCEPSGINHTCNDWYFGDPGPKCA; translated from the exons ATGGGACGGGAACGTACGCCACAGCACCATCATCTAGCAAAACAAAAGGCAGTAAACCAGCCAGCCATGGCTAGACGCGCGGCAGCCATCCTTGTGTTGATGCTCTCGCTCCCGGCGGCGGCTCTCCTCGTCTCCGCCGACGGCGCTGACGCGGACACCATCCTCCTCCCTAGCGACGGCGGCGATG GTCTTGCAGCAACACCTCCTGACATAGTAGTGGCGCCGACGGTGAGCGCCGCCGGCGgcgccctcgaagcggagaggccgTGGGCGTGCTGCAACGGCACCGTGTGCAAGGAGTCGTTTCCGCCGATATGCCGCTGCCTGGACGAGGTGAAGGAGTGCGCCGCCGCGTGCAAGCTGTGCGAGCCGTCCGGGATCAACCACACCTG